From one Verrucomicrobiia bacterium genomic stretch:
- a CDS encoding formylglycine-generating enzyme family protein, producing MVSRHHPPMHAWTAGLLFLLVLLRPAYGEEGAAKESPPKASMVEVPAGTHRPLFVPPGETNSVQVPVFRLDRHPVTNGDYLEFVSQNPKWRRSQVKRIFADENYLRHWAGDLEPGEAAMSNQPVTWVSWFAAKAYAQWQGKRLPTVTEWEYAATHGFSTLDGSKDPEFQAAIRRWYSTPSPTSLPLVAQGRANILGIHDFHGLVWEWTADFNSSLVTGDARGNSGIERQLFCGAGSAGNRNPSDYPAFLRYGFRSSLKASYCIHNLGFRCAADL from the coding sequence ATGGTGTCGCGTCATCACCCTCCCATGCATGCCTGGACAGCCGGACTACTGTTCCTGCTGGTGTTGCTGCGCCCCGCCTATGGTGAGGAGGGCGCAGCCAAGGAAAGTCCACCTAAAGCCAGCATGGTCGAAGTGCCGGCCGGCACGCACCGGCCGCTGTTTGTGCCACCGGGCGAGACAAACTCCGTCCAAGTTCCTGTCTTCCGGCTGGACCGCCACCCGGTGACGAATGGTGACTACCTTGAGTTTGTCTCTCAAAACCCCAAATGGCGACGTTCCCAGGTGAAGCGCATTTTTGCGGACGAAAACTACCTGCGCCACTGGGCGGGAGATCTGGAACCGGGCGAAGCTGCGATGTCCAACCAGCCGGTCACATGGGTATCATGGTTTGCCGCCAAGGCTTACGCGCAGTGGCAAGGCAAGCGCCTGCCCACGGTGACTGAATGGGAGTATGCCGCCACTCACGGATTTTCCACTTTGGATGGAAGCAAGGACCCGGAATTTCAGGCCGCCATCCGGCGCTGGTATTCCACTCCTTCGCCCACTTCGCTTCCGTTGGTTGCCCAAGGCCGTGCCAATATTCTGGGGATTCATGATTTTCACGGGTTGGTCTGGGAATGGACCGCGGATTTCAACAGTTCGCTGGTTACTGGGGATGCTCGCGGTAATTCCGGCATCGAACGCCAGTTGTTTTGCGGAGCCGGCTCGGCCGGCAACCGCAACCCTTCGGATTACCCGGCTTTCCTGCGCTACGGCTTCCGCAGCAGTTTGAAAGCATCCTATTGCATCCACAATCTCGGTTTCCGCTGTGCCGCCGACCTATGA
- a CDS encoding universal stress protein, with protein sequence MKTKKATGRQSVQGSPKVSPLYVQRILATTDFSKESLAGVKMATALAEKLKAGVTLLHVVEPPARLAGLESLLLVRDEAGVMAQMRSKVTALSESERKGKVTISSAVRTGKPFHEISTAATELEADMIVMATHGHSGAKRVLMGSTAERVVRHAPCPVLTIPTRKTREQRGKASGLNLKKILVPVDFSEISGKALPWAAYLAAQFEAELILLYVVDRSAISYLLGSELMSHAVMPFIKQSEVDLAGMARKLSDSSVVKVSAVVLEGTPYEVICHAAESMSADLIVLTTHGHTGLKHAWLGSTAERVVRQAYCAVLTVR encoded by the coding sequence ATGAAGACAAAGAAAGCAACCGGCAGGCAATCTGTCCAGGGATCGCCTAAAGTATCGCCGTTATACGTCCAAAGAATCCTCGCGACGACGGACTTTTCCAAGGAGTCGTTGGCCGGCGTAAAGATGGCGACGGCTTTGGCGGAGAAACTGAAAGCTGGCGTCACCTTGCTTCATGTCGTCGAGCCGCCTGCCCGTTTGGCAGGACTGGAATCCCTGCTCCTGGTCAGGGACGAAGCTGGGGTGATGGCACAAATGAGATCTAAGGTGACCGCCCTGTCGGAAAGCGAACGGAAAGGCAAGGTGACAATCTCTTCAGCGGTCCGAACCGGAAAACCATTCCATGAGATCAGCACCGCTGCCACTGAACTGGAGGCGGATATGATCGTCATGGCCACGCATGGCCATTCCGGAGCCAAGCGCGTGCTCATGGGTAGCACTGCCGAACGGGTTGTTCGCCATGCCCCCTGTCCAGTGCTTACCATTCCAACCCGGAAAACTCGTGAACAGAGGGGCAAAGCATCCGGCCTCAACCTGAAGAAAATACTGGTGCCAGTGGACTTCTCCGAAATATCCGGCAAAGCCCTGCCTTGGGCCGCCTATCTCGCCGCCCAGTTCGAGGCCGAGCTTATCCTGCTCTATGTGGTTGATCGATCAGCGATATCTTACCTGCTCGGAAGTGAACTTATGAGTCATGCGGTGATGCCTTTCATCAAACAGTCGGAAGTGGATTTAGCGGGGATGGCGCGGAAACTGAGCGACTCATCGGTGGTGAAAGTGTCTGCCGTAGTGCTTGAGGGGACGCCATATGAGGTGATTTGCCACGCCGCCGAATCGATGAGCGCAGATCTTATTGTGCTGACTACCCATGGACACACCGGCTTGAAGCACGCATGGCTTGGCAGCACTGCTGAGCGCGTGGTGCGGCAGGCCTATTGTGCGGTGCTGACCGTTCGGTAG
- the lexA gene encoding transcriptional repressor LexA — translation MPDTLTKRQRQIVDFVLREQEIHGCSPSVREIARHFGFTTSSTVTDHLRLIRQKGQLSETNGKARSIRVLSPLQRFKQRIVDIPVFGSIPAGYGEDRVQEAEGCVSVDVESIGIKPTRNTFALRVTGDSMIGRHILDGDMVVMEHGPEPRHGQIVAALIDGKSTLKTFLVRNRKPYLKAENPKYPDLIPAEELLIQGVFRALIRKSRE, via the coding sequence ATGCCTGACACATTGACCAAACGACAACGGCAGATTGTGGATTTTGTCCTGCGGGAGCAGGAAATCCATGGCTGTTCGCCTTCGGTGCGTGAGATCGCCCGGCATTTCGGGTTCACCACCAGCAGCACAGTCACGGACCATCTCCGGCTCATCCGGCAGAAGGGCCAGCTCAGTGAGACCAATGGCAAGGCGCGGTCCATCCGGGTTCTCTCTCCCCTGCAACGGTTTAAGCAACGCATCGTGGACATCCCGGTGTTCGGCTCCATCCCGGCGGGTTATGGGGAAGACCGGGTGCAGGAGGCCGAGGGATGCGTCTCCGTGGATGTCGAGAGTATCGGCATCAAACCCACGCGGAACACCTTTGCCCTGCGGGTGACGGGCGATTCCATGATCGGGCGGCATATCCTCGACGGGGATATGGTGGTGATGGAACACGGGCCGGAGCCACGGCACGGACAGATCGTGGCGGCATTGATCGATGGCAAGAGCACCCTCAAGACCTTCCTCGTCCGCAACCGGAAGCCTTACCTGAAGGCGGAGAACCCGAAGTATCCCGACCTCATCCCGGCCGAGGAACTGCTCATCCAAGGGGTGTTCCGGGCGCTCATCCGAAAGTCCCGGGAATAA
- the nirK gene encoding copper-containing nitrite reductase, translated as MKNTLFKVFLITLLIWSAAGPVDAAEGQTVATKPRPVDLSIKGEEKAVLTQAPFVPPPITRQHATKVIVQLEVIEATRRLADGVEYVFWTFGGDVPGSFIRVREGDLVEFHLLNHPTSKMPHNIDLHAVTGPGGGATSSFTAPGHRSQFSFKALNPGLYVYHCATAPVGLHVANGMYGLILVEPKEGLPRVDREYYVMQGEFYTEGRYGEEGLQAFDQRKAEDERPSYVVFNGSVGSLVGDKAIKAKVGEKVRLFVGNGGPNLISSFHVIGEIFDTVYQEGGVLPSQKQVQTTMIPAGGSAIVEFGVEVPGTYVLVDHSLFRAFNKGAVGMLKVEGPENMLVYTGKEVDAIYLGSQAEGGSEAGRKIAELEAARRKAIQGDETIAGLTKEIQIAKGKQVYLQTCFVCHQTEGQGIPEQIPPLAKSDYLMSDKDRSIRTVLQGLSGEIVVNRKTYNGVMIPMNNLSDHEIANVLTYVRNSWGNSGDAVSAEEVKRIRSELPKAVTTSFE; from the coding sequence ATGAAAAATACGCTCTTCAAAGTTTTCTTGATCACATTGCTTATCTGGTCTGCTGCCGGCCCTGTGGATGCCGCCGAAGGCCAGACGGTGGCCACCAAACCCCGACCGGTGGACCTAAGCATCAAAGGCGAGGAGAAGGCGGTGCTCACGCAGGCACCATTCGTGCCTCCGCCCATCACACGCCAGCATGCCACCAAGGTCATCGTGCAACTGGAGGTGATCGAGGCCACCCGTCGGCTGGCAGATGGGGTGGAGTATGTGTTTTGGACCTTTGGCGGTGATGTGCCAGGCAGTTTTATCCGGGTGCGGGAAGGTGATCTGGTCGAATTTCATCTGCTGAACCACCCGACCAGCAAAATGCCGCACAATATTGACCTTCATGCCGTGACCGGTCCGGGTGGCGGAGCCACTTCTTCGTTCACGGCTCCCGGCCATCGGTCGCAATTCTCGTTCAAGGCGTTGAACCCCGGCTTGTATGTCTACCATTGTGCCACCGCCCCGGTCGGCCTGCATGTCGCCAACGGCATGTATGGTCTGATCTTGGTGGAACCCAAGGAGGGATTGCCCCGGGTTGACCGTGAATACTACGTGATGCAGGGAGAGTTCTACACCGAAGGACGTTATGGCGAGGAAGGGTTGCAAGCCTTCGACCAGCGCAAAGCCGAAGATGAACGGCCATCCTATGTCGTATTCAACGGCTCAGTTGGCTCGCTGGTGGGCGACAAGGCCATCAAAGCCAAGGTCGGCGAGAAAGTACGTCTCTTTGTGGGCAATGGGGGGCCCAATCTGATCTCTTCTTTTCACGTGATCGGCGAGATATTTGACACCGTGTATCAGGAGGGCGGTGTGCTGCCTTCCCAAAAGCAAGTGCAGACGACGATGATTCCGGCTGGCGGGTCCGCCATAGTCGAGTTTGGTGTGGAAGTGCCAGGCACTTATGTGCTCGTAGATCATTCTCTCTTTCGAGCCTTTAACAAAGGTGCCGTTGGCATGCTGAAAGTCGAGGGGCCGGAAAACATGCTGGTTTATACCGGCAAGGAAGTGGATGCCATTTACTTGGGTAGCCAGGCCGAAGGCGGCAGTGAAGCCGGTCGCAAGATCGCGGAATTGGAGGCCGCCCGAAGGAAAGCCATCCAAGGCGATGAAACCATCGCCGGGTTGACAAAAGAGATCCAGATCGCCAAGGGCAAACAGGTCTATCTGCAAACCTGCTTTGTCTGCCATCAGACTGAGGGGCAAGGCATCCCTGAGCAGATCCCGCCCTTGGCCAAATCGGACTACCTGATGAGCGACAAAGACCGTTCCATCCGTACGGTACTGCAAGGTTTGAGCGGCGAGATCGTCGTCAACCGCAAGACGTATAACGGCGTGATGATACCGATGAACAACCTCTCAGACCATGAAATCGCCAATGTGCTGACCTATGTGCGGAACAGTTGGGGCAACTCCGGTGACGCGGTCAGCGCCGAGGAGGTCAAGCGCATCCGCAGCGAACTTCCCAAGGCGGTCACCACCTCATTTGAATAA
- a CDS encoding DUF72 domain-containing protein, whose translation MLDEVPSYLDREGLRGALARLSEEGIYLGTSSWKYTGWLGQLYDEQRYVYRGKFAESRFERNCLAEYAETFKTVCVDAAYYQFPSLKYLHGLVSQVPEDFLFTFKVTDDITIKKFTNLPRFGAKAGQPNRDYLNADLFATAFLKPCEEFKQNIGVLIFEFSRFYPTDYEHGRDFVAELDAFLGKLPNGWRYGVEMRNKNFLHPEYFAILRKHGVAHIFNSWTAMPPVDEQMAMPESETSEEFTAARFLLKPGRDYETAVKSFSPYKETKEVYPEARQAAADLIKRMKEKKRNAFVYVNNRLEGNALRTIQAVLCPDV comes from the coding sequence ATGCTTGACGAAGTTCCGTCATATCTCGATCGGGAAGGTTTGAGAGGCGCATTGGCAAGACTATCCGAGGAAGGCATCTATCTCGGCACATCGTCCTGGAAGTACACTGGATGGCTTGGGCAGCTCTATGATGAGCAGCGGTATGTGTATCGGGGAAAGTTTGCGGAGTCGCGGTTTGAGCGGAATTGCCTGGCAGAGTATGCGGAGACGTTCAAAACGGTGTGCGTGGATGCGGCCTATTACCAGTTCCCCTCCCTGAAGTACCTGCATGGACTGGTGAGCCAGGTGCCGGAGGATTTTCTGTTCACGTTCAAGGTGACGGATGACATCACGATCAAGAAGTTCACCAATCTGCCCCGGTTTGGGGCCAAGGCTGGGCAGCCCAATCGGGACTACCTTAATGCGGACTTGTTCGCGACGGCTTTTCTAAAGCCATGTGAGGAGTTCAAGCAGAACATCGGGGTGTTGATCTTCGAGTTCTCGCGGTTCTATCCGACGGATTACGAGCATGGGCGGGATTTCGTTGCGGAGCTGGACGCGTTCTTGGGCAAGTTGCCGAACGGATGGCGCTATGGGGTGGAGATGCGGAACAAGAATTTCCTGCACCCAGAGTATTTTGCGATTCTGCGAAAGCATGGCGTGGCCCACATCTTCAACAGTTGGACGGCGATGCCGCCGGTAGATGAGCAGATGGCCATGCCGGAGAGCGAGACGAGCGAGGAGTTCACGGCGGCTCGCTTCCTTTTGAAGCCGGGACGGGATTACGAAACGGCGGTGAAATCGTTCAGCCCCTACAAGGAAACGAAGGAGGTTTACCCGGAGGCGCGTCAGGCGGCGGCGGATTTGATCAAGCGGATGAAGGAAAAGAAGAGGAATGCATTCGTCTATGTAAACAACCGACTTGAGGGGAATGCCTTGAGGACCATTCAGGCAGTTCTCTGTCCAGATGTCTAA
- a CDS encoding SCO family protein, translating into MKAILTASLCLCLCLAFAGCRTRPVAASPPCCRELKAGQSYTDSSLYQLDSLWSSDAGKQISLRVLRGRPQVVAMFFTRCEYACPLIVNDLKKIEAALPEKVRQQTDFLLVSFDSTNDHAEALRAYRLRQKLPMQRWTLVSGKADDVRELAALLGVNYRLDARGQFAHSNLITLLNVEGEITAQQQGLNQSPEEMARKIVLLAGQR; encoded by the coding sequence ATGAAAGCAATCCTTACCGCCAGCCTTTGCTTGTGCCTGTGTCTGGCTTTCGCTGGCTGCCGCACCCGTCCGGTCGCTGCGAGTCCTCCTTGCTGCCGGGAGTTGAAGGCCGGGCAATCATATACCGACAGCTCGCTTTACCAGTTGGATTCCTTGTGGTCGTCTGACGCGGGAAAGCAGATCTCGCTCCGAGTTCTCCGAGGGCGTCCACAAGTGGTCGCGATGTTCTTCACCCGTTGCGAGTATGCTTGTCCGCTCATCGTAAACGACTTGAAAAAGATCGAGGCGGCATTGCCGGAAAAAGTCCGTCAGCAGACCGATTTTCTGTTGGTCTCCTTTGATTCGACTAACGACCATGCCGAAGCCTTGCGGGCTTACCGGCTGCGCCAGAAGCTTCCCATGCAACGCTGGACGCTGGTCAGTGGGAAGGCAGATGATGTCCGGGAGTTGGCCGCCTTGCTGGGGGTGAATTACCGTCTGGATGCCCGTGGGCAGTTCGCCCATTCCAACCTGATCACCCTGCTGAATGTCGAAGGGGAGATCACCGCCCAGCAGCAGGGGCTCAATCAGTCTCCGGAGGAAATGGCCCGTAAAATTGTACTTCTGGCAGGTCAGCGATGA
- the dinB gene encoding DNA polymerase IV, translating to MSQRPRIIVHLDADAFFASVEQAADAHLRGKPIAVGGEKRGIIASASYEARRFGVYTPMPTAQARKLCPKLIVLPGNYERYEDFSRWMFSYVFDFTPDVEQTSIDEGYYELTASPKPAEQVAQTVRKAIQQKLKISVSEGVASNKLVSQIASKLNKPAAFKQIPTGEEAEFLAPLASKWLPGIGPKTAGRLNSAGLACIRQIAETPVDLLELVLGKQAVTVRQHAHGIDDRPLIPISEPQKTFSQQETFGQDVTDEVYLAAVLRRMADDLFAKVRAEGRSIRTLTVRVRYNDMAEDQVSESLREPTDLETDVYTRLNQMLQTAWKRRVSVRLVSLKLSNLYGGNTRTELALDRQAAQSEARSRLARVVDELRETKGRLVIFRGHDFTLREPPVDASRAIVALTTKKPSLRKATSYVPLRMHSYYSFLNSTLSPKDIVTLAAKHDCPAVALTDTGNLHGVVEFVQAAQKAGVKPIVGVELRVENQPLLLYVQNAKGYENLCRLLSKQGTRSEDESVAAKQQAPVALCALEEHAEGLLAVSSETSLRNIFGDRFYPAGQPGNILCPAVHYARAEDRRCYDIVQSIRTLTLLNQAHPLKRTGGKYHFRIAAELPAAGLPLTMELAERCTFTFPFGKPQFPAYRAPDGLSSRAFLHRLAVEGMNRRYHGKIIRSDVGTAVPTSQVRAQLETELAIITDVGYEDLFLITWDLLQTCREHGIEWITRGSAADSLVCYCLGISDVCPIRFGLYFRRFLNQDRMALNKLPDIDVDFPHDRKDDVVNLLFAKYGPEHCAVVGGFSTFKAKSAVADVAKVLGVSEYQIRRFTEHFPWSFGGGWVPEGHENTRGKELLAMLRQSPECRDLPLDQEPFKTAVETAAFLDGFPRHPKMHPCGVVVSRQPMPQLTPTFISNKGWPTTHLDMDAVEAVGLVKMDVLAQGGLAVMRDARETLRQRGIPVDLNALEPWADPEVWELIASGGARAVHHIESPAMVSLCKMTNVKEIDGLVAIVSVIRPGAANENKKMSFTRRYQGMEPPEYPHPSLEDCLRSTYGLVVYEEHILQICEAFAGMPPGRADVLRRALVKQKRDVVDEIGEEFATHALARGHVTEKILEVWELVTGFNGYAFCKAHSTAYGVEAYQAAWLKRYYPAEFMAGVLTNGKGFYHPLVYVLECHRLGIPMLPPCINQPGPAFTVEVGKIRVPAMRTKGLTDRTKERVLAERKQKSFGSLKDFYLRVQPNAEELEALMRVGAFDEFGQTRTQQFWEVQYLTRTFGGSTEPGQGWLLPPPSLDKLPMTALQEPTRLERLRWETELLDFAASGHPLELYPDIAWDTYCPVNRLKEFVGQEVTMCGLIIEQRTHHQITGEPMKFLTLCDWTGMVETELFAATYRSYGLATVRYPVLEISATVEGYENGRGFSLRVLRAGRPRPL from the coding sequence ATGTCGCAACGACCGCGCATCATCGTCCACCTGGACGCCGACGCCTTCTTCGCCTCCGTGGAGCAGGCGGCGGATGCGCATCTGCGCGGCAAACCCATCGCGGTGGGGGGCGAAAAGCGCGGCATCATCGCCAGCGCCAGCTACGAGGCGCGACGGTTCGGGGTCTATACGCCCATGCCGACCGCCCAGGCCCGGAAGCTCTGCCCGAAACTCATCGTGCTGCCGGGGAACTACGAACGGTATGAGGACTTCTCCCGGTGGATGTTCAGTTACGTTTTTGACTTCACCCCGGACGTCGAGCAGACCTCCATCGATGAAGGCTACTACGAACTGACCGCCAGCCCGAAACCCGCTGAGCAAGTCGCCCAGACCGTCCGCAAAGCCATCCAGCAGAAGCTCAAGATCAGCGTGAGCGAAGGCGTGGCCAGCAACAAGCTGGTGAGCCAGATCGCGAGCAAGCTCAACAAACCGGCGGCATTCAAGCAGATACCTACCGGCGAAGAGGCCGAGTTCCTCGCGCCGTTGGCCAGCAAATGGCTGCCGGGCATCGGTCCGAAGACGGCGGGACGCTTGAACTCCGCCGGGCTGGCTTGCATCCGGCAGATCGCGGAGACCCCGGTGGATCTACTAGAACTCGTGCTGGGCAAACAGGCGGTGACCGTGCGGCAACATGCCCACGGTATTGATGACCGGCCTTTGATCCCCATCAGCGAACCCCAGAAGACATTCAGCCAGCAGGAGACTTTTGGGCAGGACGTGACCGACGAAGTTTATCTGGCGGCAGTGTTGCGCCGGATGGCGGATGATCTCTTCGCCAAGGTCCGGGCCGAGGGCCGGAGCATCCGCACGTTGACCGTACGCGTCCGCTACAACGACATGGCGGAGGATCAGGTGAGCGAGAGCCTGCGGGAACCCACCGACCTGGAGACGGACGTTTACACGCGGCTGAACCAGATGCTGCAAACCGCCTGGAAACGGCGCGTGAGTGTGCGGCTGGTCTCGCTCAAGCTCTCCAACCTCTACGGCGGGAACACACGCACCGAACTGGCGCTGGACCGGCAGGCGGCACAGAGCGAAGCGCGGTCACGGCTGGCGCGGGTGGTGGATGAACTGCGCGAGACCAAGGGGCGGCTCGTCATCTTCCGAGGCCATGACTTCACGTTGAGAGAACCTCCGGTGGACGCCTCCCGTGCGATAGTCGCCCTCACTACGAAGAAGCCAAGCCTGCGCAAAGCCACGAGCTATGTGCCCCTGCGGATGCACAGCTATTACAGCTTCCTGAACAGCACGCTCTCGCCCAAGGACATCGTGACCTTGGCCGCCAAGCACGACTGCCCGGCGGTGGCCTTGACCGATACCGGCAACCTGCATGGCGTGGTGGAGTTCGTACAAGCGGCCCAGAAAGCCGGAGTGAAGCCGATTGTGGGCGTGGAACTGCGCGTGGAGAACCAGCCGCTGCTCCTGTATGTGCAGAACGCGAAGGGGTACGAGAACCTGTGCCGCCTGTTGTCGAAGCAAGGCACCCGATCCGAGGATGAATCCGTCGCCGCCAAGCAACAAGCTCCGGTCGCCCTCTGTGCCTTGGAGGAACATGCGGAAGGACTGCTGGCCGTCAGTTCCGAAACCTCATTGCGAAACATCTTCGGGGACCGGTTCTATCCGGCCGGGCAACCGGGAAACATCCTTTGTCCTGCCGTCCACTACGCCCGAGCGGAGGACCGGCGCTGCTATGACATCGTGCAGAGCATCCGCACGCTGACCCTGCTGAACCAGGCCCACCCGCTGAAACGCACGGGCGGCAAGTATCACTTCCGCATTGCTGCCGAGCTACCTGCCGCTGGCTTACCGTTAACCATGGAACTGGCGGAGCGTTGCACGTTTACGTTCCCCTTTGGCAAACCGCAGTTCCCGGCGTATCGGGCACCTGATGGACTCAGCTCCCGCGCCTTCCTGCACCGACTGGCGGTGGAAGGGATGAATCGACGGTATCACGGCAAGATCATCCGCTCGGATGTAGGCACGGCAGTGCCTACATCGCAGGTGCGTGCCCAACTGGAGACCGAGTTGGCCATCATCACGGACGTGGGTTACGAGGACCTGTTCCTGATCACCTGGGATCTGCTCCAGACCTGCCGCGAGCACGGTATCGAGTGGATCACGCGCGGGAGTGCGGCGGACTCGCTGGTGTGTTATTGCCTGGGCATCTCGGACGTGTGCCCCATCCGGTTCGGGCTCTACTTCCGGCGGTTCCTGAACCAGGACCGCATGGCGCTGAACAAGCTGCCAGACATCGACGTGGACTTCCCCCATGACCGGAAGGATGACGTGGTGAACCTGCTCTTCGCCAAGTACGGGCCGGAACACTGCGCGGTGGTGGGCGGGTTCTCGACGTTCAAGGCCAAGTCAGCGGTGGCGGATGTGGCGAAGGTGCTCGGTGTCTCGGAGTATCAGATCCGGCGGTTCACGGAACACTTCCCGTGGAGCTTTGGCGGGGGCTGGGTGCCGGAGGGCCATGAGAACACCCGGGGCAAGGAACTGCTGGCGATGCTGCGCCAGAGTCCCGAGTGCCGGGATCTGCCGCTCGACCAAGAGCCCTTCAAGACGGCGGTGGAGACGGCGGCGTTCCTCGACGGGTTCCCGCGCCATCCGAAGATGCATCCGTGCGGCGTGGTGGTCTCCCGGCAACCGATGCCGCAACTGACGCCCACCTTTATCTCCAACAAAGGCTGGCCGACGACGCATCTGGACATGGATGCCGTGGAAGCGGTGGGATTGGTGAAGATGGATGTCTTGGCCCAAGGCGGCTTGGCCGTGATGCGGGATGCGAGAGAAACCCTCCGGCAACGGGGTATCCCGGTGGACCTGAACGCGCTGGAGCCATGGGCGGACCCGGAGGTGTGGGAACTGATCGCCTCGGGTGGTGCCCGGGCCGTCCATCATATCGAATCCCCGGCGATGGTGTCCCTGTGCAAGATGACCAACGTGAAGGAGATCGACGGGTTGGTGGCCATCGTGAGCGTCATCCGGCCCGGGGCGGCCAATGAGAACAAGAAGATGTCGTTCACGCGACGGTATCAGGGCATGGAGCCACCGGAGTATCCACACCCCTCGCTGGAGGACTGTCTGCGGAGCACTTATGGGCTGGTGGTGTATGAGGAGCATATCCTGCAAATCTGCGAGGCGTTCGCCGGGATGCCACCGGGCCGGGCGGATGTGCTGCGCCGGGCGTTGGTGAAGCAGAAGCGCGATGTGGTGGATGAGATCGGCGAAGAGTTCGCCACGCATGCTTTGGCGCGAGGTCATGTCACGGAGAAGATCCTGGAGGTATGGGAACTGGTGACGGGGTTCAACGGGTACGCCTTCTGCAAGGCGCACAGCACGGCGTATGGCGTGGAGGCATATCAGGCGGCGTGGTTGAAGCGGTATTATCCCGCCGAGTTCATGGCGGGTGTGCTGACGAACGGGAAAGGATTTTATCATCCACTGGTGTATGTGCTGGAGTGTCATCGGCTCGGCATTCCGATGTTGCCGCCCTGCATCAACCAGCCAGGACCGGCGTTCACGGTGGAGGTCGGGAAGATCCGGGTGCCGGCGATGCGGACGAAGGGCTTGACGGACAGGACGAAGGAGCGGGTGCTGGCCGAACGTAAGCAGAAGTCTTTCGGAAGCCTGAAAGACTTTTATCTGCGGGTGCAGCCGAACGCGGAGGAACTGGAGGCGCTGATGCGCGTGGGGGCTTTTGATGAGTTTGGACAGACGCGGACGCAGCAGTTCTGGGAGGTGCAGTATCTGACGCGAACTTTCGGAGGGAGCACGGAGCCGGGCCAAGGCTGGCTGTTGCCGCCGCCGTCCTTGGACAAGCTGCCGATGACGGCCTTGCAGGAGCCGACACGGCTGGAGCGGTTGCGGTGGGAGACGGAGTTGCTGGACTTCGCGGCGAGCGGGCATCCGCTGGAGCTGTATCCGGACATCGCGTGGGACACGTACTGCCCGGTGAACCGGTTGAAGGAGTTCGTGGGCCAGGAGGTGACGATGTGCGGCCTGATCATCGAGCAGCGGACGCATCATCAGATCACGGGTGAGCCGATGAAGTTCCTGACGTTGTGCGACTGGACGGGGATGGTGGAGACGGAACTGTTCGCGGCCACCTACCGAAGCTACGGGCTCGCCACGGTGCGCTATCCGGTGCTGGAGATCAGCGCAACGGTCGAGGGGTATGAGAATGGGCGGGGGTTTAGTCTCAGGGTGTTGCGGGCGGGGAGGCCGCGACCGCTTTGA